In Flavobacterium sp. CBA20B-1, one DNA window encodes the following:
- a CDS encoding nucleotide sugar dehydrogenase, producing the protein MNKQPIIAVIGLGYVGLPLACLFAKKYQVIGYDIDTNRIAALNNGEDRTLEVSKETLQSVLNTSLASTTASNGLRFSDCEVDLEIADYYIITVPTPVDKNNTPDLTPLKKASELVGSVLRKGNVVVYESTVYPGVTEEECVPILERISGLQFNTDFFAGYSPERVNPGDKERSIEKIIKVTSGSTTAIAQEIDALYASVITAGTHKASSIKVAEAAKVIENAQRDINIAFVNELAKIFALMGIDTKEVLQAAGTKWNFMPFQPGLVGGHCIGVDPFYLAQKAQQMGYYSELILSARRLNDSMGAFVASQVVKLMIQNDMKIKKAKVLVLGVTFKENCPDMRNSKVWDVVDALLDYGCCVSVYDPWVNWKNRVLPKEVIVLESLENTTFDAAVLAVAHQQFLSMDVRKHLNPSGVIYDVKGVLQEPVDGRL; encoded by the coding sequence ATGAACAAACAACCTATAATTGCGGTCATTGGTTTAGGCTATGTGGGGCTACCACTAGCTTGTCTATTTGCCAAAAAATACCAAGTGATTGGTTATGATATCGATACAAACCGAATTGCAGCGCTTAATAATGGCGAAGACCGAACTTTAGAGGTATCAAAAGAAACCTTACAGTCTGTTTTAAATACATCATTAGCGAGTACTACTGCTTCTAACGGTTTGCGTTTTTCAGACTGTGAGGTAGATTTGGAAATAGCCGATTATTACATCATCACCGTGCCTACACCTGTTGATAAAAACAACACACCCGATCTAACGCCTCTTAAAAAAGCATCTGAATTGGTGGGTTCGGTACTGCGAAAAGGAAATGTAGTGGTTTATGAATCAACTGTTTATCCAGGAGTAACAGAAGAAGAATGTGTGCCTATTTTAGAAAGAATTTCAGGTTTGCAGTTCAATACTGATTTCTTTGCAGGATATTCTCCAGAACGGGTAAATCCGGGCGATAAAGAACGGTCTATTGAAAAAATTATTAAAGTAACTTCTGGTTCAACAACCGCAATTGCTCAGGAGATTGATGCACTTTATGCATCGGTTATAACAGCTGGAACACACAAAGCATCTTCAATCAAAGTGGCAGAAGCAGCAAAAGTGATCGAAAATGCGCAACGCGACATAAATATTGCTTTTGTAAACGAATTGGCAAAAATTTTTGCGTTAATGGGTATCGATACCAAAGAAGTATTGCAAGCTGCAGGAACCAAATGGAATTTTATGCCCTTTCAACCAGGTTTAGTAGGCGGACATTGTATTGGGGTGGATCCGTTTTATTTGGCACAAAAGGCACAACAAATGGGCTATTATTCAGAATTGATTTTATCGGCACGTAGGTTAAACGATTCAATGGGTGCATTTGTAGCATCCCAAGTAGTGAAACTAATGATTCAAAATGATATGAAGATAAAAAAAGCTAAAGTTTTGGTATTAGGTGTCACTTTTAAAGAAAATTGTCCCGATATGCGCAATTCCAAAGTATGGGATGTGGTAGATGCACTTTTAGATTATGGATGCTGTGTTTCCGTATATGATCCATGGGTAAATTGGAAAAATCGTGTGCTTCCAAAAGAAGTCATTGTTTTAGAATCTTTAGAAAATACCACCTTCGATGCAGCAGTTTTAGCCGTAGCCCATCAACAATTTTTATCGATGGATGTTCGAAAACATTTGAACCCATCTGGCGTGATTTATGATGTGAAAGGAGTTTTACAAGAACCGGTAGATGGCAGACTGTAA
- the rfbD gene encoding dTDP-4-dehydrorhamnose reductase, translated as MKILITGRQGQLGSELYDLKELYPQHQMVFVDREEMDLSNPEQILEVLKTEKPGIIVSAGAYTAVDKAESDQELCNAVNHIAVQTIGEWAATNQAKVIHISTDYVFDGNSETPLKETDTPDPINVYGQTKLQGEQALQASGANNVIIRTAWVYSTYGANFVKTMLRLMSERDEIGVVADQVGTPTYARDLAQAIMTIVEAPVFVQGVYHYSNEGKISWHEFATAIKEIKGFSTTVNAIGSDAFPTPAKRPHFSLLDKSKIKEVYQVAVPHWKTSLEEMLLKMR; from the coding sequence ATGAAAATATTAATCACCGGTCGTCAAGGTCAACTAGGATCCGAATTATACGATTTAAAAGAATTATATCCTCAACACCAAATGGTTTTTGTAGATCGTGAGGAAATGGATTTAAGTAATCCGGAACAGATTCTCGAAGTTTTAAAAACCGAAAAACCAGGGATTATTGTAAGTGCAGGCGCATATACAGCCGTTGATAAAGCCGAAAGTGACCAAGAACTGTGCAATGCTGTAAACCATATCGCTGTGCAAACAATTGGTGAGTGGGCCGCAACAAACCAAGCAAAAGTCATTCATATATCTACCGATTATGTATTTGATGGCAACAGTGAAACACCGTTAAAGGAAACCGATACACCAGATCCAATCAACGTGTACGGACAAACAAAGCTGCAAGGCGAACAAGCTTTACAAGCTTCAGGTGCCAACAATGTCATCATTCGCACCGCTTGGGTATATTCAACGTACGGAGCTAATTTTGTAAAAACCATGCTGCGTTTAATGAGCGAACGTGATGAAATAGGGGTGGTGGCAGACCAAGTAGGCACGCCGACCTATGCTCGCGATTTGGCACAAGCCATCATGACGATTGTAGAAGCACCTGTGTTTGTTCAAGGAGTTTATCACTACAGTAACGAAGGTAAAATAAGTTGGCATGAATTTGCCACAGCAATAAAAGAAATCAAAGGCTTCAGCACCACCGTAAACGCCATTGGCAGCGATGCTTTTCCCACACCCGCAAAGCGACCTCATTTTTCATTGCTGGATAAATCAAAAATTAAAGAAGTGTACCAAGTTGCCGTTCCGCACTGGAAAACAAGCTTGGAAGAAATGCTTTTAAAGATGCGTTAA
- the rfbB gene encoding dTDP-glucose 4,6-dehydratase — MKHTLIITGGAGFIGSHVVRELVTKYPDYTIVNVDVLTYAGNLENLKDIDHLPNYHFEKVDICDAEAVNRVFEKYQPTGVIHLAAESHVDRSIADPLAFVMTNVIGTVNLLNAAREIWKDNYEGKRFHHVSTDEVFGALGSEGFFTEDTKYDPHSPYSASKASSDHFVRAYHDTYGMPIIMTNCSNNYGPNHFPEKLIPLCIHNIINNKPLPIYGDGKYTRDWLFVIDHAKAIDLVFHEGKNGASYNVGGFNEWTNIDLVKELCKQMDAKLGREPGTSEQLITFVKDRPGHDLRYAIDANKINKELGWYPSVTFEQGLAKTIDWFMDNQDWLNNVTSGDYQKYYEGQYK; from the coding sequence ATGAAACATACCCTTATCATTACAGGTGGAGCCGGATTCATCGGTTCGCACGTGGTACGCGAATTGGTGACCAAATATCCCGATTATACCATCGTAAATGTAGATGTGTTGACCTACGCTGGTAATTTAGAAAATTTAAAAGATATCGATCACTTGCCCAATTATCATTTTGAAAAAGTTGATATTTGTGATGCAGAGGCTGTTAATCGTGTTTTTGAAAAATACCAACCAACCGGCGTTATTCACTTGGCAGCCGAGTCGCACGTAGATCGTTCCATTGCCGATCCTTTGGCTTTTGTGATGACCAACGTAATTGGTACGGTGAATCTATTAAATGCCGCACGTGAAATATGGAAAGATAATTATGAGGGTAAACGTTTCCATCATGTGTCAACCGATGAGGTTTTTGGTGCGTTGGGCAGCGAAGGTTTCTTTACCGAAGATACTAAATACGATCCGCACTCGCCTTATTCCGCTTCCAAAGCATCTTCTGACCATTTTGTGCGTGCATATCACGATACATACGGCATGCCGATCATCATGACCAATTGTTCCAACAATTATGGCCCGAACCATTTTCCAGAAAAATTAATTCCGTTGTGTATCCATAATATCATCAATAACAAGCCGTTGCCAATTTATGGTGATGGAAAATATACCCGCGATTGGTTGTTTGTGATTGATCATGCCAAAGCGATTGATTTGGTTTTCCACGAAGGAAAAAACGGTGCGAGTTATAATGTGGGTGGATTTAATGAATGGACAAATATTGATTTAGTCAAAGAATTGTGCAAGCAAATGGATGCCAAATTAGGTAGAGAACCAGGCACTAGTGAACAGTTGATTACCTTTGTGAAAGACCGTCCGGGGCACGATTTGCGTTATGCCATTGATGCGAATAAGATTAATAAAGAATTGGGATGGTATCCAAGCGTAACCTTTGAACAAGGGTTGGCAAAAACAATTGATTGGTTTATGGACAATCAAGATTGGCTGAACAATGTCACATCGGGAGATTATCAGAAATATTATGAGGGGCAGTATAAGTAA
- a CDS encoding four helix bundle protein produces the protein MKSHKDLIVYQRSLLYVKSIYNFTQGFPLEERYGLTSQLRRAAVSIPSNIAEGAARQYHKEFIQFLYIALGSLAEVETQIELAVLLGFKGNIDKNELLDENASIRRMLLKLIQSLQKK, from the coding sequence ATGAAAAGTCATAAAGATTTGATTGTTTATCAAAGATCACTCTTATATGTTAAGTCTATATATAATTTTACACAAGGTTTTCCGCTTGAAGAACGATATGGATTAACCAGTCAATTACGGCGAGCGGCTGTTTCTATACCAAGTAATATCGCTGAAGGAGCTGCAAGACAGTATCATAAAGAATTTATTCAATTTTTGTACATCGCCTTAGGTTCTTTAGCTGAAGTTGAAACACAAATAGAATTAGCTGTTTTGTTAGGGTTTAAGGGGAATATCGATAAGAATGAATTGTTGGATGAAAACGCTTCTATTAGAAGAATGTTGTTGAAATTAATTCAAAGTTTACAAAAAAAATAA
- the galE gene encoding UDP-glucose 4-epimerase GalE, with translation MKNILVTGGLGYIGSHTVVALQQAGFQVYIIDDLSNSHLNVWEKITSITNIQPVFYNIDLKDANAVNVFFQSHDIDGIIHFAAYKAVGESVEKPLLYYRNNLLGLMNVLQAMDDYAADHFIFSSSCTVYGQADEMPIHEQTPLKKPESPYGNTKKIGEEIIEDFVKATQKNAIALRYFNPVGAHASGVIGELPSGIPNNLVPYVTQTALGIRERLGIFGNDYDTRDGTAIRDYIDVNDLADAHVKAMQRLLDKKNQAHLEFFNLGSGTGSTVLEIVHAFEQANGIKIPYEMKPRRAGDIVQAFADYSLAKNQLNWQPTTSLETSMQTSWKFQQQTEK, from the coding sequence ATGAAAAATATATTGGTAACAGGTGGCTTAGGCTATATTGGTTCCCACACCGTAGTGGCTTTGCAGCAAGCCGGTTTTCAAGTGTATATTATAGACGATTTATCAAATTCCCATCTAAACGTTTGGGAAAAAATCACATCCATTACCAACATACAGCCGGTTTTTTACAATATCGATTTGAAAGATGCAAATGCGGTGAATGTTTTTTTTCAATCACATGATATTGATGGTATCATTCATTTTGCAGCTTACAAAGCAGTAGGCGAATCAGTAGAAAAACCTTTGCTTTATTACCGCAATAATTTGTTGGGATTGATGAATGTTTTGCAAGCAATGGACGATTATGCGGCAGACCATTTTATTTTTTCCTCATCGTGTACCGTGTACGGACAAGCAGATGAAATGCCGATACATGAACAAACACCGCTGAAAAAACCAGAGTCGCCTTATGGAAACACCAAAAAAATAGGCGAGGAGATCATTGAAGATTTTGTGAAAGCTACACAAAAAAACGCCATAGCCTTGCGGTATTTTAATCCTGTTGGTGCTCATGCATCTGGAGTGATTGGTGAATTGCCAAGCGGCATACCTAATAATTTAGTTCCATATGTTACGCAAACAGCGTTGGGAATAAGGGAACGTTTAGGAATTTTTGGCAACGATTACGATACGCGCGACGGCACAGCTATTCGCGATTATATCGATGTAAATGATTTAGCCGATGCCCACGTTAAAGCCATGCAACGTTTGTTGGATAAGAAAAACCAAGCTCATTTAGAGTTTTTTAATTTGGGTTCAGGTACCGGCTCAACAGTTCTAGAAATTGTACATGCTTTTGAACAAGCAAACGGAATCAAAATACCCTATGAAATGAAACCCCGCAGAGCAGGTGATATTGTGCAAGCATTTGCCGATTATTCGTTAGCAAAAAACCAACTTAATTGGCAGCCCACAACCAGCTTAGAAACCTCTATGCAAACCTCTTGGAAATTTCAGCAACAAACAGAAAAGTAA
- a CDS encoding sigma-54-dependent transcriptional regulator encodes MKKILIIEDDVSFCLMMKTFLTKKGFEVFHAFSFKEAAIILNDEKIDLVLTDVRLPDNDGIEILKFIKDINPAIQVILMTGYTDIKTAVNVMKMGAFDYVSKPINSDEILHTIDKALKDSGKTATVVHSEKNTETNETRPVKNAYTGSHFIKGKSEKSKELHEFINVVAPTNISVLIIGDSGTGKENIAYSIHKLSKRQNMPYVAVDCGAIPKDLAASEFFGHVKGSFTGATGDKVGHFEAANGGTIFLDEVGNLTYDVQVQLLRALQERKVKPVGSSKEINVDIRIIAATNEDLQKAVRDGHFREDLYHRLNEFSIQAPRLNERGKDILEFANFFIAQSNEELERDVHGLSDEVTELFLNYEWPGNLREMRNVIKRAVLLSKSDFIETSVLPAEMFQQNTLLKSNETDENTATNFSNGISPEEEMKLYSSKNEEHLIRVALEKAKYNKTKAAQILGIDRKTLYNKLKLYDIEL; translated from the coding sequence ATGAAAAAAATTTTAATAATAGAAGATGATGTGTCTTTCTGCCTGATGATGAAGACATTTCTAACCAAAAAAGGGTTCGAAGTGTTCCATGCTTTTTCATTCAAAGAAGCGGCTATAATCTTAAACGATGAAAAAATTGACCTAGTTTTAACCGATGTGCGCTTGCCAGATAACGATGGTATCGAAATACTCAAATTCATTAAAGATATCAATCCTGCCATTCAAGTAATATTAATGACTGGCTACACCGATATCAAAACAGCAGTTAATGTGATGAAAATGGGTGCTTTTGACTATGTATCGAAACCCATAAATTCTGACGAAATCCTGCATACTATTGACAAAGCACTGAAAGATTCCGGAAAAACAGCTACGGTGGTTCACTCCGAAAAAAATACTGAAACCAATGAAACACGACCTGTAAAAAATGCATACACAGGTAGTCATTTCATTAAAGGTAAAAGTGAAAAGTCTAAAGAATTGCACGAGTTTATCAACGTGGTGGCGCCTACAAATATTTCGGTATTGATCATAGGTGATAGTGGTACCGGAAAGGAAAACATAGCCTATTCCATTCACAAATTAAGCAAGCGTCAAAACATGCCTTATGTGGCGGTTGATTGTGGGGCAATCCCAAAAGATTTAGCTGCAAGCGAATTTTTTGGCCATGTAAAAGGTTCCTTTACAGGTGCAACGGGTGATAAAGTTGGTCACTTTGAAGCAGCTAATGGGGGAACTATTTTTTTAGACGAAGTAGGTAATTTAACCTACGATGTTCAAGTGCAACTACTTCGTGCTTTGCAAGAACGAAAAGTGAAACCTGTAGGAAGCAGTAAAGAAATAAATGTAGATATTCGCATTATTGCTGCTACCAACGAAGACTTACAAAAAGCAGTTCGAGACGGACATTTTAGAGAAGATTTATACCATCGATTAAACGAATTTTCCATTCAAGCTCCCCGTTTAAATGAACGAGGTAAGGATATTCTTGAATTTGCAAATTTTTTTATAGCGCAATCAAATGAGGAATTAGAGCGCGATGTTCATGGTTTGTCTGATGAAGTTACAGAATTGTTTTTAAACTATGAATGGCCGGGAAATTTACGAGAAATGCGCAATGTAATTAAACGAGCGGTATTATTAAGTAAATCCGATTTTATTGAAACTTCTGTTCTACCTGCTGAAATGTTTCAGCAAAACACTTTGTTAAAAAGCAATGAGACAGATGAAAATACAGCAACTAATTTCAGCAACGGTATTTCACCTGAAGAGGAGATGAAGTTGTATTCATCTAAAAACGAAGAGCATTTAATCAGAGTGGCATTAGAAAAAGCAAAATACAACAAAACAAAAGCAGCACAAATATTGGGAATTGACCGTAAAACGCTGTACAATAAATTAAAACTCTACGATATTGAGTTGTAA
- the tamL gene encoding translocation and assembly module lipoprotein TamL: MNKLPQLLNKLLFAATALFLVGCSNTRFVPEGDYLYTGASITILSDSLPKSKKSALEDLLKESLTPKPNKSFLGLRPQIYIYNKVSEPKKDKGFKHWLKYKVGKKPVYLSDVDIPFNLDLIENTGENNGYFNISASYDTVPKNKKVHINYEVSPRVQYTINEVTFPQDSTILAKEIRKTTDESLLKINDPFSLDVIKNERERIDAKLKENGFYYFDPNNIIVQVDSTEVKHKVNLKVKIKNDTPELAKEQFTIDKIYIFSDYNLRNARNRRNLVRANTDTILWKDNVYILDPKEKFRPQIYDRALYFKSGDLYNRSNHNLTLSRLINLGTFKFVKNQFVLKDSTAQKFDVYYYLTPNDFKSLRLETLGKSNSASYVGGEVNFNWRHRNFLRGAELFTATLYTAIDFQLGGSKEANNIYRVGSRFSLTWPRIIAPFKFQSSSAFVPRTRVQLGYEYQNRTQLYTLHNFNASFGYLWKENALREHDLKLLEVTYVAPEKTTAKYEEEIAKYPPLARVTEKQLIFGPVYSYIFTNTMLPKKHTFYYKGLLDLSANLTGIISGANAEKEAPKTILGVAYSQYIKTEHDFRYYLKLNNTSQLASRFIAGVAYPYGNSVHMPFSKQFFVGGSNSIRAFRARTLGPGSYDPRGEGSSFYHDQAGDVKLEANLEYRANIISFLNAAVFVDAGNVWLFNEETTRPGGQFSKEFLSEIAVGAGFGLRFDFNILILRADLAMPLRIPYYPKGDRWTFNEIDFSRKTWRRDNLMFNIAIGYPF; the protein is encoded by the coding sequence ATGAACAAGCTACCCCAACTACTAAATAAACTACTTTTTGCAGCCACAGCTTTGTTTTTGGTTGGCTGTAGCAATACGCGTTTTGTGCCCGAAGGTGATTATTTATACACAGGTGCATCTATTACTATTTTAAGCGATTCCTTGCCGAAAAGCAAAAAATCGGCATTAGAAGATTTGCTAAAAGAATCGTTAACCCCAAAACCCAACAAATCATTTTTGGGGTTGCGTCCACAAATATATATCTACAATAAAGTAAGCGAACCAAAAAAAGACAAGGGATTTAAACATTGGTTAAAGTATAAAGTAGGAAAAAAACCGGTCTATTTAAGTGATGTGGACATTCCTTTTAACTTAGATTTAATCGAAAACACGGGTGAGAATAATGGTTATTTTAATATTTCGGCAAGTTATGATACCGTGCCCAAAAACAAGAAAGTACATATCAATTATGAAGTATCGCCGCGCGTTCAATATACAATCAATGAGGTTACTTTTCCACAAGATTCAACCATTTTGGCAAAAGAAATCCGGAAAACAACCGATGAATCGCTTTTAAAAATAAACGATCCGTTTAGTTTAGATGTCATTAAAAATGAACGCGAGCGTATCGATGCGAAATTAAAAGAAAATGGTTTTTATTATTTTGACCCCAACAACATTATTGTACAAGTAGATAGTACCGAAGTAAAACACAAAGTCAACTTAAAAGTAAAAATTAAAAACGATACACCCGAACTGGCAAAAGAACAGTTTACGATTGATAAAATTTATATCTTTTCGGATTATAACTTGCGAAATGCGCGCAACCGCCGCAATTTGGTGCGTGCAAACACCGATACCATTCTGTGGAAAGACAATGTATATATTTTAGACCCAAAAGAAAAATTCCGTCCGCAAATTTATGATCGGGCGTTGTATTTTAAATCGGGCGATTTGTACAATCGTTCCAATCACAACCTCACTTTAAGCCGACTGATAAATTTGGGTACGTTTAAGTTTGTAAAAAATCAATTTGTATTAAAAGACTCAACCGCTCAAAAATTCGATGTGTATTATTACCTCACTCCAAACGATTTCAAGTCGCTTCGATTGGAAACATTGGGAAAATCGAATTCTGCAAGTTATGTGGGCGGAGAAGTAAACTTTAATTGGCGCCACCGCAATTTTCTTCGCGGAGCAGAATTGTTTACAGCAACACTCTACACAGCCATCGATTTTCAATTGGGCGGCAGTAAGGAAGCCAATAATATTTACCGTGTGGGTAGCCGTTTTAGTTTAACTTGGCCGCGCATCATTGCCCCGTTTAAATTTCAGTCATCAAGTGCCTTTGTGCCGCGTACTCGGGTACAATTAGGATACGAATATCAAAACCGCACCCAACTATACACGTTGCATAATTTCAATGCATCATTTGGATATCTATGGAAAGAAAACGCCTTGCGCGAACACGATCTAAAACTGCTTGAAGTTACCTATGTTGCACCTGAAAAAACCACTGCAAAGTATGAAGAAGAGATTGCAAAATATCCACCATTAGCCCGTGTTACCGAAAAGCAATTGATTTTTGGTCCGGTATATTCGTATATTTTCACCAATACCATGTTGCCTAAAAAACACACTTTTTATTACAAAGGATTATTAGACTTATCGGCCAATTTAACAGGTATTATATCAGGAGCAAACGCAGAAAAAGAAGCGCCTAAAACCATTTTGGGTGTTGCATATAGCCAATACATCAAAACAGAACACGATTTTAGGTACTATTTAAAACTGAACAATACCTCGCAACTTGCGAGCCGTTTTATTGCAGGAGTGGCCTATCCGTATGGAAATTCGGTGCACATGCCTTTTTCTAAACAATTTTTTGTGGGTGGTAGCAATAGTATTCGTGCTTTTCGAGCACGTACGTTGGGTCCGGGTAGCTATGATCCGCGCGGAGAAGGTTCATCTTTTTACCATGATCAAGCAGGAGATGTGAAATTAGAAGCAAATTTAGAATACCGTGCCAATATTATTAGTTTTTTAAATGCAGCAGTGTTTGTAGATGCCGGAAATGTATGGCTTTTTAACGAAGAAACTACAAGACCCGGCGGACAGTTTAGCAAAGAATTTTTATCAGAAATTGCCGTTGGCGCTGGTTTTGGTTTGCGTTTCGACTTTAATATCCTCATTCTTCGTGCCGATTTGGCAATGCCTTTGCGCATACCTTACTATCCCAAAGGAGACCGCTGGACTTTCAATGAAATAGACTTTTCACGAAAAACATGGCGCCGAGATAACCTTATGTTTAATATTGCCATTGGGTATCCGTTTTAA
- a CDS encoding adenylyltransferase/cytidyltransferase family protein, which yields MKIGITFSAFDLLHAGHIKMLEDAKRQCDYLICGLQTDPTIDRPEKNKPAQSVVERYIQLKGCIHVDEIVPYATEQDLEDILRSFKIDVRILGEEYRDKNFTGRAYCEEKGIAMYFNQRDHRFSSSGLRKSVAEKESIKSNE from the coding sequence ATGAAAATAGGAATTACTTTTAGTGCGTTCGATTTGTTGCACGCAGGACATATAAAAATGCTCGAAGACGCAAAACGTCAGTGCGATTATTTAATTTGTGGGTTGCAAACCGATCCCACAATAGATCGACCTGAAAAAAACAAACCCGCCCAAAGCGTTGTAGAGCGGTATATTCAGTTAAAAGGATGTATTCATGTTGATGAAATTGTTCCTTACGCAACCGAGCAAGATTTAGAAGATATTCTTCGGTCGTTTAAAATCGATGTTCGTATTTTAGGAGAAGAATACCGCGATAAGAATTTTACTGGTAGAGCTTATTGTGAGGAAAAAGGTATTGCAATGTATTTTAACCAACGCGATCACCGTTTCTCAAGTTCGGGTTTGCGCAAAAGCGTAGCCGAAAAAGAAAGCATTAAAAGCAACGAGTAA
- the rfbC gene encoding dTDP-4-dehydrorhamnose 3,5-epimerase codes for MQIFETKLKGCFIIEPRKFEDERGYFFESFNEKTFNDLTGTNTHFVQDNQSYSTRGVIRGLHAQAGAHAQAKLVRVLKGEVIDVAVDARPDSDTFGQHVAVHLSAENNQQLFIPRGFLHGFSVLSEEAIFFYKCDNFYNKESEQGVFYNSPELLIDWGIEAEDEIVSEKDIILPTFNQLFN; via the coding sequence ATGCAAATATTCGAAACAAAACTAAAAGGCTGTTTTATTATAGAACCACGCAAGTTTGAAGACGAACGCGGGTACTTTTTTGAAAGCTTTAACGAAAAAACATTTAACGATTTAACGGGAACAAACACCCATTTTGTGCAAGACAATCAAAGTTATTCCACAAGAGGAGTGATACGCGGATTGCATGCGCAAGCAGGTGCTCATGCCCAAGCAAAATTGGTACGCGTTTTAAAAGGCGAAGTAATTGATGTAGCTGTTGATGCCCGTCCAGACTCAGACACTTTTGGTCAGCATGTAGCCGTGCATTTATCAGCAGAAAATAATCAGCAGTTGTTTATTCCACGTGGCTTTTTGCATGGTTTTTCGGTATTGAGCGAAGAAGCAATCTTTTTTTATAAATGTGATAATTTTTATAACAAAGAATCAGAACAAGGCGTTTTTTACAATTCACCTGAATTACTTATTGATTGGGGAATAGAGGCAGAAGATGAGATCGTATCAGAAAAAGACATCATTTTGCCAACTTTTAATCAATTGTTTAATTGA